A stretch of DNA from Calorimonas adulescens:
GAAACAAGACCCTGTGACGATGATTATTTTAGTCTGATGCTGTTTAATTCAATACTAGGGGGTGGACCTCAGTCAAAGCTATTTAATAATGTAAGAGAAAAAGCAAGCTTGGCCTATTATGCTTCTTCAAGATTGGAAAGATTCAAGGGAATATTGGAGATTTATTGTGGGATAGAGCTGGAAGACTATGAAAAAGCGTTGGAGATTATTGATAAACAAGTGGAAGAATTGAAGGCTGGGAATATAACAGACTATGAGTTCGAGGCATCAAAATCCGAATTGATTCATACGTTTAAGTCAATATTTGATAGTCCAAATAGAAGGGCTGGTTTATATCTCGGTGAATTACTTGCAGGTACCAATTACGGGCCAGAAGACTATATAAGAAAAATTTCCAGCCTTACCAGAGAAGACGTAGTAGAGGTTGGTCAAAAGGTAAATAAAAATACTGTATATTTTTTGAAAAACAAATAATGATGGTAGAAGGAGAGTGCTGACGATGAATTTTGAAGAGATTATTAAGGATAATGTCCTTAATGAAACTATTTTTAGAAAAAAATATGAAAATGGTTTGGATGCATATGTTTTACCTAAAAAAGGTTTTTCCAAGAGCTTTGCTTCTCTAACGGTAAAGTACGGCTCCAACGACAGTAATTTTGTGTCATTGGGAAGCGACAGGCCGATTAAAGTACCTGACGGAGTGGCACATTTTTTGGAACATAAAATGTTTGAGAAAGAATATGGGAGTGTATTTGAACGGTTTGATAAGCTTGGTGTGTCTGCAAATGCGTATACAACTAACACGCATACAAGCTATTATTTTATCAGTACTGACAATTATTATGAAGCACTGAATATTCTTCTTGAATTTGTGCAAGTGCCTTACTTTACCGATGAGACAGTTGAAAAAGAGAAGGGAATTATAATTCAGGAGTTGAGGATGTACAATGATGACCCTGAAAGGGAGATATTTAATAACCTTTTAAATTCCATGTTTATTGAACATCCTGTTAAAATAGATGTTGGGGGTACTGTAGAGAGCGTAAGAAGCATTGACAAAGATGTTTTATACTTATGCTATAATTCATTTTATAAACCGGATAATATGATATTTTTATCTATTGGAGATGTTGACCCGGGAAAGATTTTTGATTATGTGGAAAAGAGAATTGTTTGCAAGCAACAAGGAGAAATAAAAAGGATATATTCTGATGAACCTGATCAAATAAAAGAAAGCTATATTGAAAAGACAATGAATGTATCAATGCCATTAATGATTTTAGGATTCAAAGATATCAGTAAAGAAACAAATACAAAACTTTTGCTAAAAAAGTACGTCGATGTCACCATTAGCCTTGAAGCTCTGTTTGGCAAGAGTTCTGAAATATATAGCGAGCTCTATAATAAAGGCTTGATTACATCAAATCTGGGTTATGAATATGAAGCTGAATTAGATTATGGGTTTGTATTGATCTCATGCAGTACAGCTTCTCCACAAAAAGTTAATGAAGAGATAAGAGAGTATATAAAAACGAAAAGCGATGTTGGAATAGATGAAGGTGAGTTTATGAAAGCAAAAAGGGTCATAAAGGGAGCAGTTATAAAGGCATTTGACTCGATTGAGACCCTTGGCCATTTTTATAACTCATTTATGGTTAAGGGAATTAATGTATTTGAGTATATAGATGTCATCAACAACACAACACTCAGTGAGGTAAATGAAAGATGGAAGTCGATTTTGGACTTTGATAGGGCTGTTTTATCAGTTATAAAGCCAGAAGAGAGAATTTAATTTTTTCTCTCTTTTTTTTTATTTTAAGAAGGAATTTTTGAAGTTTTATAGAATTATCATACAGTGGGGTAAAGTGGTTTAAAGTGGTTTAAAATGTTGAATGGAGATAGGAAAATGCTTATTGGAGAATACAGACACACCTTAGATTCAAAGGGAAGAATAATAATCCCGGCAAAATTCAGGGGAGAATTAGGAGAACACTTTGTAATGACCAAAGGACTTGACGGGTGTTTGTTTGTCTATCCTCTAAGTGAATGGCAGAGCATTGAAGATAAACTGAGAAAGCTTCCAATGAACAAAAAAGACGCAAGAACCTTTGAACGTTTTTTCTTTTCAGGAGCTGTAGAATGCGAAATGGACAATCAGGGCAGGGTAGTTATACCACAAAACCTAAGGGAATATGCTGGTATCACCAATGAGGTGGTTATTATAGGTATTTCTACCAGGGTAGAGATATGGAGTCAGGATAAATGGGAAAACTACAATAATGAAAGTGATTATACTTATGAGGACATTGCAGAGAGACTGGAAGATATAGATTTATAGGGAATTTATAGGGAGAGACTTTTATGAAGGAACATAAACCAGTGCTTTTAATTGAAACAGTAGAACTTTTAAAGGTAAAGGAAAATGGAGTATATGTGGATGGAACGTTAGGAGCAGGTGGGCATTCTATGGAAATACTGAAAAGACTTAATGGCGGTAAGCTCATTGGTATTGATAGAGATATGAACGCTATTGAAATTGCCCGAAAAAATTTACGCGACTTTTCTAATATGGTTACACTGATTAAGGGGAATTTTAAAGATATAAAGAATATATTAAGCGAGGTTGGAGTCGACATGATAGACGGAGCGGTCCTGGATTTAGGATTTTCATCCATTCAGGTGGATGATCCTGAGAGGGGCTTCTCATATCAAAATGATGGTCCATTGGATATGCGTATGGATAAAGATGATGATCTAACTGCAGAGGAGATTGTTAACACATGGGGAGAAAAGGAACTGGCAGAAATAATATCGACATATGGCGAAGAAAAATGGTCTTCAAGAATTGCTCACTTTATTGTTGAGGCAAGGGGAAAAAGGAAGATAAACACAACTGGTCAGCTGGCTGAAATAATTAAATCAGCTATTCCTGCTCGGGCAAGGAGGACAGGCCCGCACCCGGCCAAGAGGACATTCCAGGCACTCAGGATAGCTGTAAACTCTGAGATTGATATCCTGAGTGACGCATTAAAGAATTTTGTGGATGTTTTAAAACCCGGTGGGAGGATATGTGTAATCAGTTTTCATTCTCTTGAGGATAGAATAGTAAAGCAAACATTTAAGGAATTGGAAAATCCCTGTGTTTGTCCTCCGGACTTACCGGCATGTGTTTGTGGGAAAGAACAGAAGTTGAAGATAATAACTAAAAAGCCAGTATTACCGGATTTGATGGAAATAGAAAATAACCCTCGAGCCAGAAGTGCTAGGTTACGAGTTGCAGAACGGACTTAGACTCAGTTCTATAAATTGAAGGAGAGGAATAAAATTGTTAGAGAGCCGTAGAGTAGAATATTATCAGGTGGATTACAATAAAGTTGAGAAAGCGAATAAAAAAATAAAACGTCAAAAACGGAAATTTAAAAATATGGTTCTCACCATTCTGTTGTGTAGTACAGCAATTTTACTGACATGCAGATATGTAAAGATAACACAGTTAAATTATGAGATTAATAACTTGGAAAAAGAACTAACCACTATTAATGGTGAGAACCAGAATTTAAATGTAAAGCTGGCCGAAACAGAAAATTTAAAAGAAATAGAGAATATAGCAAGAACAAAATTACATATGCATGAACCTCTAAAAGAAGATGTAGTTTATGTTGTTGTTGACAATTATCATGTCGCAAAATCCGAACCGCCACAGAAACCAACAAATAATAATTATGAAATTGGTAATTTTTTTATAAAGATTTTTGGAACGATAATACGATAGCCATGAGGTGATTGGTTTGCCCTCATCCTATAGCAGTATTAAAAAAAGGATTTTTATATTTTTGATTTTACTTCTACTTGTTGGCACTGTTTTGATCGGGAGACTCGCTTGGATTCAACTGGTCCAGGGAAAGTGGTTAAAACAGAAGGCATTGGAACAGTCCACGCTGGATATACAGGTAACCCCAAACAGAGGCACAATATTTGACAGAAATGGTGAAGAACTGGCCGTAAGTGCCAGTGCGGGGATGGTTACCGCTGTACCTCGCAGTATAAGTGATCCGGAAGGAGTATCGGCGGAGCTTGCACCACTTCTGGGTTTAAAGAAGGAGGATATTTTACAGAAGATAAGTAACAAAAAATATCAGGAGGTGCTTCTTAAAAGAAAGGTTTCTAATGATATTATATCCGAGATTAGAAAACTCAATTTAAAAGGTATCGAAATTTCAAGCGATACTAAAAGATATTATCCCAACAACAACCTTGCAGCTCACGTACTTGGCTTTACAGGGACAGATAATCAGGGATTAGACGGTCTGGAAGCAATGTATGATAATATATTGACAGGAGTACCTGGAAGAATATCAACTCCAAAAGATGCAAGCGGGAGGAAAATAGATGATTCGACCTCAGAATATTATAAACCTGAAGACGGATATAACCTTGTTCTGACTATTGATGAGGTAATTCAGCATTATGTTGAAAAAGCACTGGATCAGGCATATGCTGATACAAAACCATCAAAGGGAATGAGTGCGATTGTTATGGACCCGCAGACGGGGGAAATACTGGCTATGGCAAACAGGCCTGATTATAATCCCAATGACCCGTTTGCAGGCCCTAAGGAAAATTGGTACAATTTATGGAGAAATTATGCTGTGTCTAATGTTTACGAACCTGGCTCGGTATTTAAAGCAATAACTGCAGCAGCAGCGTTAGAGGAAGGTGTGGTAACACCGGATGAAGTGTTTTATGACCATGGGTATATTATGGTTGCCGGTCAAAGAATAAACTGCTGGAGGTATTATAATCCACATGGACGTGAAACTTTTAAAGAAGGTGTCGAAAATTCATGCAATGTTGTGTTCGTAACTGTAGCGCAAAGATTGGGAAAAGAAAAATTTTATAAATATATAAATGCCTTTGGATTTGGACAAAAGACAGGAATAAGATTGCCGGGTGAAAGTACGGGAATAGTAAATCCCTTAGAAAAAATTGGGCCAGTTGAGCTGGCAACAATTTCATTTGGTCAGGGCATCTCTGTGACTCCAATACAGATGATAACAGCGTTTTCAGCTATCGCCAATGGTGGGAAGCTGTTTCAACCATACATTGTCAAGGCTATCACAGACAACAATGGCAATGTAGTAAAAAAATATGAGCCTGTACTGGTAAGGCAGGTTATTTCCGAGGAGACCTCTAGAGAGATGCGTGACATACTTGAGGGTGTTGTTGCCAATGGAACAGGGCACAGTGCATATTTGGAAGGCTACAGGGTGGCTGGCAAGACTGGTACTTCAGAAAAATATCAACAGGGGAAATATATTGCTTCCTTTGCTGCATTTGCACCCGCAGATGATCCTAAAGTTGCTGTCTTGGTTGTTATAGATGAACCAAATACTTTTTCCCATATGGGGGGTGCAATTGCAGCTCCAGTAGTGAAAAGTATATTGTCTGACACATTGCGCTATTTAAATGTAGAACCACGCTATTCAGAAAATGATTCTGAATACGTGCAAAAGGATGTTACTGTCCCCAATCTTATTGGCAATAATGTTAATGATGCTGCAAAACAGCTTGATGAACTGCATTTGCAGTATAGCATAGAAGGTGTTGGCAATAAGGTTGTAGATCAAATTCCTAAAGAGGGAGAAAAAATAAAAGAGGGTTCCATGGTAATACTATACTTGGATGGGAAAAGTGAAGGCAATGTAAGGGTGCCTGACTTAAAAGGGAAGACCATACGCGAGGCAAGTGATATTTTGTCATCTTACGGTCTGAAGATAAATATTAAGGGTGATGGATATTGTGTGTCTCAAGATCCCGAGGCAGGTACCGAGGTTGCGCCTGGCACCATTGTCAATCTCCAATTTAAACTTAATGATAACTCATGAGAAAATTGCACAATACTCTGTTTACATTTTTAGGGAGTAAGTGGTATACTATTTGTTGCTTATATCAATGAAATGAGGAGAATATATGCTGTTATCAAAGATGCTTGATGGGCTACAGTATGTTGGTATAAATAACTTCCGTGATATGGAAATAAAACGAGTAATGTATGATTCAAGAAAGGTTGAAGATGGAGATATATTTGTGTGTATAAAAGGTTTTAATACAGATGGTCATATGTATATAGGCCAGGCCATAAAAAAAGGTGCAAAAGCGGTCGTGATAGATGGAAATCATGAGATTAGAAGGGAAGATGTACCTGTCATAATTGTTGAGGATACAAGGAATGCATTGGCATATCTATCAAGTAAAATTTATGGTTTTCCTTCTGGTAACTTTTGTCTTATTGGGGTGACTGGCACCAACGGTAAGACAACAGTTACTTTTTTGATAAAAAACATATTAGATTATCTTGGTAAAAAGACAGGGCTTATTGGGACAATTAAAAATATTGTTGGCGATGAAGAGATTGCTTCAGAACATACAACTCCTGAAGCGGCTGATCTGCAAAAATTATTTCATGATATGACACTAAAAGGGATAGACTATTGTGTTATGGAGGTTTCCTCTCATTCATTGGAGCTTAAGAGGGTGGATTACACAGACTTTAATGTTGGAGTATTGACCAATATAACCCAGGACCATCTTGATTTTCATATTACGATGGATAACTATGTAAATGCCAAAGCTAAGCTTTTTGAAAGGTCTTCGGATTATTGCATTTTAAACGCAGATGATAAATATATCGAAACAATTAAGAGCAAATGTAATCATAAAGCACATATATGTACATACGGTATAGAAAATGGAGATATCAGAGTAAAAATTAACAGTTTGAAAATAGGACAGACAAACTTTGATATTTTAATAAAGGGTAAAAGATATAATGTCAACTATAGGGTACCTGGACGTTTTAGTGTTTATAACGCCATGGCAGCGTTCTCAACATTGTATTGTCTAGGTTTTAGCCCGGAAGATATAGTAGAGGGGATGGAAAACTTTAATGGTGTTCCAGGTAGATTTGAAGTGTTGAATCTGCCGGTTGGTTTTAAGGTTGTCATTGATTATGCACATACACCGGATGGCCTTATGAACATATTAAACTCAATCAATGAATGTGAGCATTCAAGGATTATTACAGTATTTGGGTGCGGTGGGAATAGAGATAAGACTAAAAGACCATTGATGGGTAAGATAGCATGTGAGCTGTCTGATTTGGTAATTATAACCTCAGATAATCCAAGGAATGAAGATCCGATGAAAATAATTGACGACATTGAAGCTGGGATTTTAAATAAGTATAACAATTATTTTAAAATAGAAAATCGAAAGGAAGCGATAAAATTAGCACTGGACATGGCAAAAGATAATGATATAGTGTTACTTGCTGGAAAGGGCCATGAGACATATCAAATTTTGGGGGATAGGACTGTTCCATTTGACGAACGATTAGTAGTTAAGGATATTTTGGGGGTAAAATGATGATAACACTTGACGATATTTTATTTGCTACAAAAGGAAATGTGATTGGCAATGCCTATCATAATCTAAGTTTTTCTGGTATTTCAATAGATAGCCGCAATATAAAAAATGGGCAACTTTTTATACCTTTGGTGGGGGAAAGGTTTGATGGCCATGATTTTATTTTAAATGCTGTACGAGGTGGAGCAACAGCATGTCTTACCCAGAAGGATATTGAAATAGGTGACAACGATACAGTCCTGATAAGGGTACAGGATACATTAAGGTCACTTCAGGATATCGCAAAATATATGAGGCAAAAATATTCAAAAGTAAAAGTTATTGCCATAACGGGAAGTACAGGGAAGACAACAACAAAAAATTTTGTTACTTCTGTTTTATCGCAAAAGTATAAGGTTTTGAGCAATATAGGTAACTATAATAACCAGATAGGTCTGCCTCTCACCTTGGTAGACATTGATGAGACACACGATATAGCAGTATTAGAAATGGGAATGAATTCTTTTGGAGAGATCAGAAACTTAAGTGATATAGCAAGACCGGATGTGGCAATAATAACAAATATAGGGACAGCTCATATAGGTAATTTAGGGTCCAGAGAAAATATTTTAAAAGCCAAACTAGAAATAACAGAGTTCTTTGGAGAAGATAATATTGCTTATTTTAATGGGGATGACGACCTCTTAAACAAGGTAAATGGCAATTATAGGATATTATATTTTGGATTTAATGAAAAAAATGATATTCAGGCATTTAATATAAAGAGCAATAAACAAGATGGTATGGAGTTTGATGTAAGATACAAGGGAGACATAAAACACTTTATGACAAAAATACCAGGGAAACATAATATCTTGAATGCTCTTCCCGCTATTGCTGCTGGATATAATTTTGGTATGAAATACGAGGATATTTTTGATGGATTGGCTGGGACAGTTAATGAAAAAATGAGATTAAAGCTAATAAGTGTAAATGGCATAAGCATTATTGATGACACCTATAATGCAAACCCTGATTCTGTTAAGGCTGCTATAGATTATTTGATTGATATATCTACCAATAGAAGAAAGGTCGTAATATTGGGTGATATGCTTGAATTGGGTGAATATACTGTTAAAGCCCATGAAGAGATAGGTGAATACTGCCACCTATCAGGTATAGATCTGCTTATTGCCTATGGCGATTATTCAAAGCATATTGTTGATTCTGCTGTTAATAGCGGAATGAGGCCTGGCGATGTATTTTATTACCAAAATAAACAAGAACTGTTCCGAAGTTTAAAAACTATCGTCAAACCGGGAGACGTGATACTGGTTAAGGGTTCTCGAGGGATGAAGATGGATGAAATAGTAGATTACCTGGAGGAGAAATACGATGGGACAATTTTTTAGCTCTATTTTTTCTGATAGCCTTTTTGTGAATTTAATGCTAATAACAGTTTTATCCTTTATGCTTAGTATTTTTATAGCACCTCCAATTATAGAACAAATGGGAAGATTAAAATATGGG
This window harbors:
- the yfmH gene encoding EF-P 5-aminopentanol modification-associated protein YfmH produces the protein MNFEEIIKDNVLNETIFRKKYENGLDAYVLPKKGFSKSFASLTVKYGSNDSNFVSLGSDRPIKVPDGVAHFLEHKMFEKEYGSVFERFDKLGVSANAYTTNTHTSYYFISTDNYYEALNILLEFVQVPYFTDETVEKEKGIIIQELRMYNDDPEREIFNNLLNSMFIEHPVKIDVGGTVESVRSIDKDVLYLCYNSFYKPDNMIFLSIGDVDPGKIFDYVEKRIVCKQQGEIKRIYSDEPDQIKESYIEKTMNVSMPLMILGFKDISKETNTKLLLKKYVDVTISLEALFGKSSEIYSELYNKGLITSNLGYEYEAELDYGFVLISCSTASPQKVNEEIREYIKTKSDVGIDEGEFMKAKRVIKGAVIKAFDSIETLGHFYNSFMVKGINVFEYIDVINNTTLSEVNERWKSILDFDRAVLSVIKPEERI
- the mraZ gene encoding division/cell wall cluster transcriptional repressor MraZ yields the protein MLIGEYRHTLDSKGRIIIPAKFRGELGEHFVMTKGLDGCLFVYPLSEWQSIEDKLRKLPMNKKDARTFERFFFSGAVECEMDNQGRVVIPQNLREYAGITNEVVIIGISTRVEIWSQDKWENYNNESDYTYEDIAERLEDIDL
- the rsmH gene encoding 16S rRNA (cytosine(1402)-N(4))-methyltransferase RsmH, with translation MKEHKPVLLIETVELLKVKENGVYVDGTLGAGGHSMEILKRLNGGKLIGIDRDMNAIEIARKNLRDFSNMVTLIKGNFKDIKNILSEVGVDMIDGAVLDLGFSSIQVDDPERGFSYQNDGPLDMRMDKDDDLTAEEIVNTWGEKELAEIISTYGEEKWSSRIAHFIVEARGKRKINTTGQLAEIIKSAIPARARRTGPHPAKRTFQALRIAVNSEIDILSDALKNFVDVLKPGGRICVISFHSLEDRIVKQTFKELENPCVCPPDLPACVCGKEQKLKIITKKPVLPDLMEIENNPRARSARLRVAERT
- a CDS encoding septum formation initiator family protein; its protein translation is MLESRRVEYYQVDYNKVEKANKKIKRQKRKFKNMVLTILLCSTAILLTCRYVKITQLNYEINNLEKELTTINGENQNLNVKLAETENLKEIENIARTKLHMHEPLKEDVVYVVVDNYHVAKSEPPQKPTNNNYEIGNFFIKIFGTIIR
- a CDS encoding stage V sporulation protein D, whose product is MILLLLVGTVLIGRLAWIQLVQGKWLKQKALEQSTLDIQVTPNRGTIFDRNGEELAVSASAGMVTAVPRSISDPEGVSAELAPLLGLKKEDILQKISNKKYQEVLLKRKVSNDIISEIRKLNLKGIEISSDTKRYYPNNNLAAHVLGFTGTDNQGLDGLEAMYDNILTGVPGRISTPKDASGRKIDDSTSEYYKPEDGYNLVLTIDEVIQHYVEKALDQAYADTKPSKGMSAIVMDPQTGEILAMANRPDYNPNDPFAGPKENWYNLWRNYAVSNVYEPGSVFKAITAAAALEEGVVTPDEVFYDHGYIMVAGQRINCWRYYNPHGRETFKEGVENSCNVVFVTVAQRLGKEKFYKYINAFGFGQKTGIRLPGESTGIVNPLEKIGPVELATISFGQGISVTPIQMITAFSAIANGGKLFQPYIVKAITDNNGNVVKKYEPVLVRQVISEETSREMRDILEGVVANGTGHSAYLEGYRVAGKTGTSEKYQQGKYIASFAAFAPADDPKVAVLVVIDEPNTFSHMGGAIAAPVVKSILSDTLRYLNVEPRYSENDSEYVQKDVTVPNLIGNNVNDAAKQLDELHLQYSIEGVGNKVVDQIPKEGEKIKEGSMVILYLDGKSEGNVRVPDLKGKTIREASDILSSYGLKINIKGDGYCVSQDPEAGTEVAPGTIVNLQFKLNDNS
- a CDS encoding UDP-N-acetylmuramoyl-L-alanyl-D-glutamate--2,6-diaminopimelate ligase: MLLSKMLDGLQYVGINNFRDMEIKRVMYDSRKVEDGDIFVCIKGFNTDGHMYIGQAIKKGAKAVVIDGNHEIRREDVPVIIVEDTRNALAYLSSKIYGFPSGNFCLIGVTGTNGKTTVTFLIKNILDYLGKKTGLIGTIKNIVGDEEIASEHTTPEAADLQKLFHDMTLKGIDYCVMEVSSHSLELKRVDYTDFNVGVLTNITQDHLDFHITMDNYVNAKAKLFERSSDYCILNADDKYIETIKSKCNHKAHICTYGIENGDIRVKINSLKIGQTNFDILIKGKRYNVNYRVPGRFSVYNAMAAFSTLYCLGFSPEDIVEGMENFNGVPGRFEVLNLPVGFKVVIDYAHTPDGLMNILNSINECEHSRIITVFGCGGNRDKTKRPLMGKIACELSDLVIITSDNPRNEDPMKIIDDIEAGILNKYNNYFKIENRKEAIKLALDMAKDNDIVLLAGKGHETYQILGDRTVPFDERLVVKDILGVK
- a CDS encoding UDP-N-acetylmuramoyl-tripeptide--D-alanyl-D-alanine ligase, which produces MITLDDILFATKGNVIGNAYHNLSFSGISIDSRNIKNGQLFIPLVGERFDGHDFILNAVRGGATACLTQKDIEIGDNDTVLIRVQDTLRSLQDIAKYMRQKYSKVKVIAITGSTGKTTTKNFVTSVLSQKYKVLSNIGNYNNQIGLPLTLVDIDETHDIAVLEMGMNSFGEIRNLSDIARPDVAIITNIGTAHIGNLGSRENILKAKLEITEFFGEDNIAYFNGDDDLLNKVNGNYRILYFGFNEKNDIQAFNIKSNKQDGMEFDVRYKGDIKHFMTKIPGKHNILNALPAIAAGYNFGMKYEDIFDGLAGTVNEKMRLKLISVNGISIIDDTYNANPDSVKAAIDYLIDISTNRRKVVILGDMLELGEYTVKAHEEIGEYCHLSGIDLLIAYGDYSKHIVDSAVNSGMRPGDVFYYQNKQELFRSLKTIVKPGDVILVKGSRGMKMDEIVDYLEEKYDGTIF